The following are encoded in a window of Thermomicrobiales bacterium genomic DNA:
- a CDS encoding dipeptidase, translating to MARIPIFDGHNDTIQQIGEGKRSFYRRGAKGHLDLPRAHEGGLIGGCFAIFCPDPDEDVAQMEREGFDPSEKKKHASPALEFSYAYNSMVDQLLGLYKIAGESDGEVAIVRTTNDIRYNMGSDIFSIEIHMEGADAIDDDLDSLEWLYMAGLRSLGIVWSRPNNFGSGVPIKRTGSPDVGPGLTDLGKALVRTCNELGVLIDVSHLNEKGFWDVASISSKPIVASHSNANALAPAVRNLTDKQLDAVRDSNGLVGINYHCGFLRKDGFSSPHDTSLSLIADHLIYIGERIGIDKVALGSDFDGAAMPGDLKDAAGMPKLIDELRSRGFDDDALNKIGWENWLRVFDATWVQ from the coding sequence TTGGCACGCATTCCAATTTTCGATGGGCACAACGACACGATTCAGCAAATTGGCGAGGGAAAGCGCTCGTTCTACCGGCGAGGCGCGAAGGGACATCTCGATCTGCCGCGCGCGCACGAAGGAGGCTTGATCGGCGGGTGTTTCGCCATTTTCTGCCCCGATCCGGACGAGGACGTCGCCCAAATGGAACGAGAGGGCTTCGACCCAAGCGAGAAGAAGAAGCATGCGTCGCCGGCGCTCGAGTTCTCCTACGCCTACAACAGCATGGTCGACCAGCTGTTGGGGCTGTACAAGATCGCCGGAGAGTCGGATGGTGAAGTCGCGATCGTCCGAACGACAAACGACATTCGCTACAACATGGGAAGCGACATTTTCTCGATCGAGATTCACATGGAGGGGGCGGACGCCATCGACGACGATCTCGATTCGCTCGAATGGCTCTACATGGCCGGACTTCGCTCGCTTGGCATTGTCTGGTCCCGCCCGAACAACTTCGGCTCAGGAGTGCCGATCAAGCGTACGGGATCACCGGATGTTGGACCGGGCCTGACCGATCTGGGAAAAGCGCTGGTGCGGACCTGCAACGAGCTCGGGGTCCTGATCGACGTTTCCCATCTCAACGAAAAGGGATTCTGGGACGTCGCGTCCATCTCCAGCAAGCCAATCGTCGCGTCGCACTCGAACGCCAACGCACTCGCGCCGGCCGTGCGGAACCTGACCGACAAGCAACTCGACGCGGTCAGGGATTCGAACGGGCTGGTGGGCATCAACTATCACTGTGGATTCCTGCGCAAGGACGGATTCTCGAGTCCGCACGATACATCCCTCTCGCTGATCGCCGATCACCTGATCTATATCGGCGAGCGCATCGGGATCGACAAGGTGGCGCTTGGTTCGGATTTCGATGGCGCTGCGATGCCGGGCGATCTGAAGGACGCGGCCGGAATGCCGAAGTTGATCGATGAGCTGCGGTCGCGCGGATTCGACGACGACGCGCTGAACAAGATCGGGTGGGAGAACTGGCTGCGCGTGTTCGATGCCACCTGGGTGCAATAG
- a CDS encoding enoyl-ACP reductase, with translation MSDNRTLEGKTILIMGVANPWSIAYAIGQAMLDAGATLALSYLDERMKKDCEKLIKDSPESKLYPCNVENDEEIDTLVEGLKADYGTVDGYVHSVAFAPAAELTNPFRETTRAGFNTAMSVSVYSLIAVSGKLVPLMPNGGSITTLTYLGADRAFPQYNVMGVAKAGLESAVRYLAYDLGQEKIRVNAISAGPVKTASARGIPGFSSMVEMFGERAPLKDTFNAKDVAQLAVFLASDGAKAITAETIFVDNGYHAMGM, from the coding sequence ATGAGCGACAACCGCACACTCGAAGGAAAGACAATTCTGATCATGGGTGTGGCCAACCCGTGGAGCATCGCCTATGCCATCGGCCAGGCCATGCTGGATGCCGGCGCCACGCTGGCGCTGAGCTATCTCGACGAACGCATGAAAAAGGACTGCGAGAAGCTGATCAAGGACTCGCCCGAGAGCAAGCTCTATCCCTGCAATGTCGAGAATGACGAGGAGATCGACACGCTCGTCGAGGGGTTGAAGGCAGACTACGGCACGGTGGACGGCTACGTGCACAGTGTCGCGTTCGCCCCGGCTGCTGAGCTGACCAATCCGTTTCGCGAGACGACCCGCGCCGGGTTCAACACGGCCATGTCGGTCAGCGTCTATTCGTTGATCGCCGTTTCAGGCAAGCTCGTGCCGCTGATGCCAAACGGGGGAAGCATCACAACCTTGACGTATCTCGGCGCCGATCGCGCGTTCCCGCAGTACAACGTCATGGGGGTCGCCAAGGCCGGTCTCGAATCTGCCGTTCGCTATCTCGCGTATGACCTGGGCCAGGAAAAGATCCGCGTCAACGCGATTTCCGCCGGTCCGGTGAAAACGGCATCAGCCCGCGGAATCCCCGGCTTCTCGTCCATGGTGGAGATGTTCGGTGAGCGCGCCCCGCTCAAGGACACCTTCAATGCCAAGGACGTTGCCCAACTGGCCGTTTTTCTTGCCAGCGATGGCGCCAAGGCGATCACCGCCGAGACGATCTTCGTCGACAACGGCTACCACGCGATGGGAATGTAG
- a CDS encoding AzlD domain-containing protein, with the protein MMPLIVAAAVITYLTRISGFYMRAERFSPRLKQFLDDVPIAAFAALAAPGILASGDASVPRITAVLVGAVFAFKFGRLWVCVTAGFAAYWVARLVARV; encoded by the coding sequence ATGATGCCGCTCATTGTGGCTGCCGCGGTCATCACCTACCTTACCCGCATCAGTGGGTTCTACATGCGCGCCGAGCGGTTCTCGCCACGACTCAAGCAGTTCCTGGACGATGTTCCGATTGCGGCGTTCGCCGCGTTGGCTGCGCCGGGAATCCTTGCCAGCGGCGACGCGTCTGTGCCGAGAATCACGGCGGTGCTCGTCGGCGCGGTGTTCGCGTTCAAGTTCGGCAGGCTTTGGGTGTGCGTTACGGCAGGGTTTGCTGCCTATTGGGTGGCCCGGCTCGTCGCCAGGGTCTAG
- a CDS encoding AzlC family ABC transporter permease, translating into MPLWLAIIPFATAYALLARTNGFSEIETISMSLLVFAGSAQLAIVDMAPEKAGYLAILLTVLLLNLRHVLYALTLDLKLSRPRSIPKQVLAAGMTDESVGLTIAHLHRNSASDWYFMGTVVSLYASFGVATIAGVVLGGRIPDPERLHLDVVFPLTFVALLLPLVRNRRGVAIAVTAAGLSVGLRPLFGASNSVLVAILAGAAVGFLLPVDSSRRVPTASEDRSP; encoded by the coding sequence ATGCCATTGTGGTTGGCGATCATCCCCTTTGCCACGGCGTACGCGCTCCTCGCCCGAACCAACGGGTTCTCGGAGATCGAGACAATTTCCATGAGCTTGTTGGTCTTCGCAGGCAGCGCGCAACTGGCGATCGTGGACATGGCGCCGGAGAAGGCCGGGTACCTGGCGATTCTCCTGACGGTCCTGCTGCTGAATTTGCGGCATGTGCTCTACGCATTGACGCTGGACCTCAAACTCTCCCGCCCTCGATCGATTCCGAAACAAGTTCTGGCGGCCGGCATGACCGATGAGAGTGTCGGGTTGACGATCGCGCATTTGCACCGCAATTCGGCGTCGGACTGGTATTTCATGGGGACTGTAGTCAGCCTCTACGCATCGTTCGGGGTAGCGACGATCGCTGGTGTCGTTCTCGGTGGGCGCATTCCCGATCCGGAGCGGCTGCACCTCGACGTGGTATTCCCGCTCACGTTCGTGGCGTTGCTGCTCCCATTGGTGCGCAATCGGCGCGGAGTTGCAATCGCCGTGACAGCCGCAGGGCTTTCGGTCGGCTTGCGCCCGTTGTTCGGCGCGAGCAACTCCGTGCTCGTCGCCATCCTGGCGGGAGCCGCCGTTGGGTTTCTGCTGCCTGTCGACTCGTCTCGACGGGTACCGACCGCCAGCGAGGATCGCTCGCCATGA
- a CDS encoding NAD(P)/FAD-dependent oxidoreductase, giving the protein MRVFDVAIAGGGLAGSSLAGVLARGGLDVVLVEREHAFRDRIRGEFTWPWGRAEIDRLGILPVFESIGALPLARMDEYLDGEYNRSIDVIPQHGLTYQHAQLQDALIAWAEEQGATVVRPARAKEYVSETVSELKIDHDGKEQTIRARLTVAATGKESGVRAWTGGASRTDPEHHRFGGVLVQGASFPDGSLLLGQNSPEQALLFHVGGGLARLYLRTFDDVLQHTGIARSFETMLAYVRPWFAAEVLANAEQAGPLGFFPNSNTWATTIAAPNLVLIGDAAGSADPSGGHGTSLVFRDVRVLSDLLMRNADWPSAIEEFARERKAYFDVIHARDRWYGLVAAGRGAEGEERRARQAKAREIDSTLGGFGAIEFLGPDGLTPDEEHRSIYFGEHVSLDI; this is encoded by the coding sequence ATGCGTGTGTTCGATGTCGCCATAGCGGGAGGCGGTCTCGCCGGCTCTTCGCTGGCGGGGGTGCTGGCCCGCGGCGGTCTCGATGTGGTGCTGGTCGAACGAGAGCACGCCTTCCGAGACCGAATCCGCGGGGAATTCACGTGGCCATGGGGCCGCGCCGAAATCGACCGGCTGGGCATCTTGCCAGTCTTCGAATCGATTGGCGCGCTTCCACTGGCGCGCATGGATGAGTACCTCGATGGCGAATACAACCGCAGCATCGACGTGATCCCCCAACACGGGCTGACCTACCAACATGCCCAGCTACAAGACGCGCTCATCGCGTGGGCCGAGGAGCAAGGGGCGACCGTCGTCCGTCCCGCTCGGGCCAAGGAATACGTAAGCGAAACCGTCTCGGAACTGAAAATCGACCACGACGGCAAGGAGCAGACGATTCGAGCGCGGCTAACGGTGGCCGCTACGGGAAAAGAGTCAGGTGTTCGCGCCTGGACAGGCGGAGCGTCCCGCACTGATCCCGAGCACCACCGTTTCGGCGGCGTCCTGGTTCAGGGCGCGTCGTTTCCGGACGGATCGCTCCTTCTGGGACAGAACTCGCCGGAGCAGGCGTTGCTGTTCCATGTGGGAGGCGGTCTTGCGCGGCTCTATCTCCGCACGTTCGACGACGTGCTGCAACACACCGGGATCGCCCGCTCGTTCGAGACCATGCTCGCGTATGTGCGGCCATGGTTCGCCGCCGAAGTACTCGCGAATGCTGAGCAGGCAGGTCCGTTGGGGTTCTTCCCCAACAGCAACACTTGGGCAACTACGATCGCAGCACCGAATCTTGTACTGATCGGCGATGCCGCCGGCAGCGCGGACCCAAGCGGCGGCCACGGCACGAGTTTGGTTTTTCGGGACGTGCGGGTGCTGAGCGACCTGCTGATGCGCAACGCAGATTGGCCATCGGCAATCGAGGAGTTCGCTCGAGAGCGCAAAGCGTATTTCGACGTGATCCATGCGCGCGATCGATGGTATGGGCTCGTCGCGGCCGGACGTGGCGCCGAAGGCGAGGAACGGCGCGCTCGCCAGGCCAAGGCGCGGGAGATCGACTCGACGCTGGGAGGGTTCGGCGCAATCGAATTTCTCGGACCGGACGGCCTGACACCGGATGAAGAACACCGAAGTATCTACTTCGGCGAACACGTCTCACTCGACATCTGA
- a CDS encoding amidohydrolase produces the protein MPYRTLAPDLILTGGIIHTVDAHNRTATAIAIKDGHIVGVGLDDEMRDLAGMGTTEESLDGYVVIPGIVDAHNHLLFTGFLIQEIQLYDCRSIPEIVERIRMAANDAAPGEWIVGRGWDESLLDEGRFPNRHDLDPVSPNNPVLLHRVWNKLTCNSAALAAAGIDRNTPDPPRGVAYSGSFDRDEHGEPTGLFRDRAKDLIMSAMPARSDADYARAVAVGSTHYNAAGITAVGEPGLYPAEVHGFHQAHLDGDLSVRTEMMLAGWGFGSIDDEADLTNRFSSLGVMTGFGDDMLRIGGVKFMPDGGIGDRTARMFTHYQEEPDNFGQWIVEPAELTRLIRFVHDRGLAIDTHTCGDEAQEVTVAAYAAAQQANPKPRLRHRVHHAYLPTERALDIMASHRIPAVVSNPFLYSLGESYITSLGFERAARMMPMRTYLDRGIPLAGSSDSPVAVFDPWIGFRAAIVRETVKGTQLDESERITPLEALRSYTIGGAYALGREKQIGSLEAGKLADLLVLADDPLTANPDRFLDWKPRATMVGGVWTVDNR, from the coding sequence ATGCCCTATCGAACGCTTGCTCCCGACCTCATTCTCACCGGAGGCATCATTCATACCGTCGATGCCCACAACCGGACGGCGACCGCCATCGCGATCAAGGACGGCCACATTGTCGGCGTCGGACTCGATGATGAGATGCGCGATTTGGCCGGCATGGGAACCACAGAGGAATCGCTGGACGGCTATGTGGTGATCCCGGGAATCGTCGATGCGCACAACCACCTGCTCTTCACCGGATTCCTGATTCAGGAGATCCAGCTATACGATTGCCGCTCGATTCCAGAGATCGTCGAGCGCATCCGCATGGCCGCGAACGATGCGGCGCCGGGCGAATGGATCGTCGGGCGCGGTTGGGACGAGAGCCTGCTCGACGAGGGCCGGTTTCCCAACCGGCATGATCTGGATCCCGTCTCCCCCAACAATCCTGTGCTGCTCCATCGCGTGTGGAACAAGCTGACCTGCAACTCCGCGGCGTTGGCTGCCGCAGGAATCGACCGTAACACGCCCGATCCCCCTCGCGGCGTGGCCTACAGTGGCTCGTTCGACCGGGACGAGCATGGCGAGCCGACTGGACTCTTCCGCGACCGCGCCAAGGACTTGATCATGAGCGCGATGCCCGCAAGGTCCGATGCCGACTACGCGCGCGCTGTTGCAGTGGGAAGCACGCACTACAACGCCGCAGGCATCACCGCGGTGGGCGAACCGGGTCTGTATCCGGCGGAAGTGCACGGGTTTCACCAGGCTCATCTCGATGGCGATCTCTCGGTCCGGACAGAGATGATGTTGGCGGGCTGGGGGTTCGGGTCGATCGACGACGAAGCCGACCTGACGAATCGCTTCTCATCGCTTGGTGTCATGACCGGATTCGGCGACGACATGCTCCGCATTGGAGGCGTCAAGTTCATGCCCGACGGGGGGATTGGCGACCGGACCGCGCGGATGTTCACGCACTACCAGGAAGAACCGGACAACTTCGGCCAGTGGATCGTCGAGCCAGCCGAGCTCACCCGCTTGATCAGGTTCGTGCATGACCGTGGTCTTGCGATCGATACGCATACCTGTGGAGACGAAGCGCAAGAGGTGACCGTTGCAGCTTACGCAGCGGCTCAGCAAGCCAACCCGAAACCCCGGCTGCGTCACCGCGTGCACCATGCCTACCTGCCGACCGAGCGGGCACTGGACATTATGGCGAGTCACCGGATTCCGGCGGTCGTGTCGAACCCGTTCCTCTATTCGCTCGGCGAGAGCTACATCACGTCCCTTGGATTCGAACGGGCGGCACGGATGATGCCAATGCGCACCTATCTCGACCGAGGCATCCCGCTGGCTGGGTCGTCGGACTCTCCGGTTGCTGTGTTCGATCCATGGATCGGGTTTCGCGCGGCGATCGTGCGAGAGACGGTCAAGGGCACGCAACTCGACGAAAGCGAGCGCATCACCCCGCTGGAGGCCTTGCGCTCCTACACGATCGGCGGCGCGTACGCGCTCGGGCGGGAAAAGCAGATCGGTTCGCTCGAAGCGGGCAAACTGGCGGACTTGTTGGTCCTGGCCGACGATCCGCTAACGGCGAATCCCGATCGATTCCTGGACTGGAAACCGCGCGCCACGATGGTCGGCGGAGTCTGGACCGTGGATAACCGTTGA
- a CDS encoding serine hydrolase: MTDIDRTQTALHDALANARLGFTGRQSLYAKNLTTGEIVATDSDVEVPTASVIKVPIMAALYHEIDRGRFSSDMLLPMQESDRRYGTGVMRDLTVGREFSLFDLCRLMIVLSDNTATRMLINLIGLDRINELIRGWGYAITELRYQSWTPPDPKEYAVSTAAEMANLLERLDAGDLLSPASTAASMQHLRDQQDHQQLPRWLPYHEHYQRSGLENHLLIWNKTGQMTGVRTDAAIFTVRSVKWVVASFTRDSIDHSYRLEHEGILLNARTGLALYDAWGRPALEKE; the protein is encoded by the coding sequence ATGACAGACATCGATCGAACGCAAACGGCGTTGCACGACGCGCTCGCAAATGCGAGGCTGGGATTTACCGGCCGGCAATCCTTGTACGCGAAGAACCTGACAACCGGCGAGATCGTTGCGACGGACAGCGACGTCGAGGTTCCCACCGCCAGCGTCATCAAGGTGCCGATCATGGCCGCGCTCTATCACGAAATCGACCGCGGCCGATTCAGCTCGGACATGCTCTTGCCGATGCAGGAAAGCGATCGGCGCTACGGCACTGGAGTGATGCGGGATCTCACCGTTGGCCGCGAATTCTCCCTTTTCGATCTCTGTCGATTGATGATCGTGCTGAGCGACAACACAGCCACCCGCATGTTGATCAACCTGATCGGGCTCGACCGAATCAACGAGCTGATTCGGGGATGGGGCTATGCCATCACCGAGCTCCGGTATCAGTCCTGGACGCCGCCTGATCCGAAGGAGTATGCCGTTTCGACCGCCGCCGAAATGGCCAATCTGCTGGAGCGCCTCGACGCTGGAGATCTGCTTTCGCCAGCGTCGACCGCGGCTTCCATGCAGCATTTGCGCGATCAACAAGATCACCAGCAGCTCCCGCGCTGGCTCCCCTATCACGAGCACTACCAGCGCAGTGGGCTCGAAAATCACTTGCTCATCTGGAACAAGACCGGTCAAATGACCGGGGTACGGACCGACGCGGCCATCTTCACTGTGCGTTCTGTCAAATGGGTCGTTGCATCGTTCACTCGAGACAGCATCGATCACAGCTACCGGCTGGAGCATGAGGGCATCCTGCTCAATGCCCGAACCGGGCTCGCGCTCTATGACGCCTGGGGACGCCCGGCTTTGGAGAAGGAGTAA
- a CDS encoding protein-L-isoaspartate(D-aspartate) O-methyltransferase, with amino-acid sequence MSQAVHSRPMSMRRSAFGHKRATAMQFRSRSENQRKQALLDQLRKQGIRDGRVLDAMERIPRQIFVEPGSEEAAWDNTALAIPYAQTISQPFVVALMSQALELTGTERVLEVGTGSGYQAALLAMLAREVITIERIPELAESAVSRFEQLGLNNVMSIVGDGALGWEPGAPYDAIIVTAGARFVPSALLEQLSDANGRMVIPVGRENHAHLRRLRKQNWTIESTDLGAVRFVPLITGDEDTNRA; translated from the coding sequence ATGAGCCAGGCGGTGCATTCCCGGCCAATGTCCATGCGGCGATCTGCTTTCGGTCACAAGCGGGCGACTGCAATGCAATTCAGATCCAGGTCGGAAAACCAGCGAAAACAGGCGCTTCTCGATCAACTGCGGAAGCAAGGGATCAGGGATGGTCGCGTGTTGGACGCCATGGAACGCATTCCGCGCCAGATCTTCGTGGAGCCAGGTTCGGAGGAAGCTGCCTGGGACAACACTGCCCTGGCAATCCCGTATGCCCAGACAATCTCCCAACCGTTTGTCGTTGCACTCATGTCCCAGGCGCTCGAGCTCACGGGGACCGAGCGCGTGCTGGAGGTCGGCACGGGTTCGGGGTATCAGGCTGCGCTGCTCGCGATGCTGGCGCGCGAGGTGATCACGATCGAGCGCATTCCGGAACTGGCAGAGTCAGCGGTGAGTCGTTTCGAACAGTTGGGACTGAACAATGTCATGTCGATCGTCGGGGACGGGGCATTGGGCTGGGAACCGGGAGCACCCTACGATGCAATCATCGTGACCGCGGGAGCGCGTTTCGTGCCGTCCGCGTTGCTCGAGCAACTCTCGGACGCCAATGGGCGCATGGTCATCCCGGTTGGCCGCGAAAACCATGCACATCTGCGACGCTTGCGCAAGCAGAACTGGACGATCGAATCGACCGATCTGGGAGCGGTTCGTTTTGTGCCGCTCATTACGGGAGACGAGGACACGAACCGGGCATGA
- a CDS encoding NADH-quinone oxidoreductase subunit A, with protein sequence METFGDNWLIVGLMAIAALGMGLLLLGLNLLIGPSRPNKTKGDPYESGVPDVSPVRARFTPRFYMVAMLFVVFDIEAVFIFPWAVAFDALGRYGFLAMLVFLFLLLDGYVYAWKKGALEWV encoded by the coding sequence TTGGAGACGTTCGGTGACAACTGGCTGATCGTCGGCCTGATGGCCATTGCGGCTCTGGGTATGGGCCTGCTTCTTCTCGGACTCAACCTTCTCATCGGTCCATCCCGGCCGAACAAGACCAAGGGCGACCCATACGAGTCTGGTGTGCCCGACGTCTCGCCCGTTCGAGCTCGTTTCACGCCTCGTTTCTACATGGTTGCGATGCTCTTTGTCGTTTTCGACATCGAGGCTGTGTTCATCTTCCCCTGGGCCGTCGCGTTCGACGCCCTGGGAAGGTACGGCTTCCTGGCGATGCTGGTATTCCTCTTTCTCCTGCTCGATGGATACGTCTACGCCTGGAAGAAGGGAGCCCTCGAATGGGTTTGA
- a CDS encoding NADH-quinone oxidoreductase subunit B family protein has translation MGLIDDRFDKNVFVTSLDFVFNWARRSSLWWLQFGLACCAIEMIAASMSRFDLAERFGMLYRASPRQADLMIVAGTVTKKMAPVVRTLYDQMSDPKWVVSMGSCANVGGPFDTYAVVQGVDQVVPVDIYVPGCPPTPESLYYGILELQNKVIKYDTMAKKQGLAEAENFRQIERQVAMSAVRA, from the coding sequence ATGGGTTTGATCGACGATCGCTTCGACAAGAACGTCTTTGTCACATCGCTCGACTTCGTCTTCAACTGGGCGCGTCGTTCATCGCTTTGGTGGCTGCAGTTTGGCCTGGCCTGCTGCGCGATCGAGATGATCGCCGCATCGATGTCGCGGTTCGATCTCGCCGAGCGCTTTGGCATGCTCTACCGCGCTTCGCCCCGTCAGGCTGACCTGATGATCGTTGCGGGCACGGTGACCAAGAAGATGGCGCCGGTGGTCCGCACGCTTTACGACCAGATGTCCGATCCCAAGTGGGTCGTTTCGATGGGTTCCTGCGCCAACGTGGGCGGCCCGTTCGATACCTACGCCGTCGTGCAGGGTGTCGACCAGGTTGTGCCGGTCGATATCTATGTGCCGGGTTGCCCGCCCACGCCTGAATCGCTCTATTACGGCATCCTGGAACTGCAGAACAAGGTCATCAAGTACGACACCATGGCCAAGAAGCAAGGTCTCGCTGAAGCGGAGAACTTCCGGCAGATCGAGCGTCAGGTGGCCATGTCCGCGGTTCGCGCGTAG
- a CDS encoding NADH-quinone oxidoreductase subunit C, whose product MSDDVSLSEFQSAFSEPEDLWSRDNYFHEDVERHPAVRETRAVFGPAIVSVVRFRDETTIHVKPEYFRDLCDYLRTHQQLAFVALTDVTAVDMLKLRTTPRFDVVALLYSIKNRVRLRIKAGVNDGDAVPSLVPLWPGANWLERETYDMFGIVFEGHPNLKRILLADDWDEGFPLRKDYPLRGWKEYPSYNTERMVPRTRTRWTGRGV is encoded by the coding sequence GTGAGCGACGACGTCAGCCTTTCCGAGTTCCAATCGGCCTTTTCTGAGCCGGAGGATCTCTGGTCACGCGACAACTACTTCCACGAGGACGTGGAACGGCATCCCGCCGTGCGTGAAACGCGCGCGGTCTTCGGACCGGCGATCGTCAGCGTCGTGCGATTTCGCGACGAGACGACGATTCACGTGAAGCCGGAGTACTTCCGCGACCTCTGCGACTACCTGCGCACGCATCAGCAGCTGGCATTCGTCGCGCTGACTGATGTCACCGCGGTGGATATGCTCAAGCTGCGCACGACTCCACGGTTCGACGTGGTTGCGCTTCTCTATTCCATCAAGAACCGGGTTCGCTTGCGCATCAAAGCGGGAGTGAACGACGGTGATGCGGTGCCGTCCCTGGTGCCGCTTTGGCCCGGCGCCAATTGGCTGGAGCGCGAAACCTACGACATGTTCGGTATTGTGTTCGAAGGTCATCCCAACCTGAAGCGCATTCTCCTGGCGGATGACTGGGACGAAGGTTTCCCTCTGCGCAAGGACTATCCATTGCGCGGTTGGAAGGAATACCCGAGCTACAACACCGAGCGGATGGTGCCGCGCACACGCACCCGCTGGACAGGCCGGGGAGTTTGA
- the nuoD gene encoding NADH dehydrogenase (quinone) subunit D, with translation MSTTTDPKWTPDAIDLIQDVPATGTYTITDEVRLSDTESQMVLNMGPQHPSTHGVLRVVLRLDGEVIVDCDPIIGYLHRGVEKLGESHRYAQVVPWTDRTDYVAAPMNNLGCVMSFEKLAGLESPERAQYWRVIFSELARIASHLVWLGTHALDIGALSMSLYCFRERELILDVFEAYCGARLTTNIMEIGGFSRPIPEFLPDQIRDFLKVFPQRQKEYAELLTANPIWIARTKDIGVISAQAAIDYCLTGACLRGSGVNYDIRKAMPYLVYDRLDFEVPIGTHGDVYDRYLVRMEEMRQAISIIGQCLDAVESMDTPLMAYESAYVIPPHKGTMTTAEDMQRHFIWVIKGFSPPVGEAYVAVEHPKGENGYYVVSDGTSIPYRFRIRSPDFVNLGVLPYVANGAMLADVVALIGTIDIVLGSVDR, from the coding sequence ATGAGCACGACCACCGATCCAAAGTGGACGCCAGACGCGATCGACCTGATACAGGACGTTCCGGCAACCGGGACCTACACCATCACCGATGAGGTCCGCCTCTCGGACACCGAGAGCCAGATGGTGCTGAACATGGGGCCGCAGCATCCGAGCACCCATGGCGTGCTGCGGGTCGTCTTGCGGCTGGATGGCGAGGTGATCGTCGATTGCGACCCGATCATCGGCTATCTGCATCGCGGGGTCGAGAAGCTTGGCGAGTCGCATCGCTACGCCCAGGTGGTTCCCTGGACCGACCGAACCGACTACGTCGCCGCGCCGATGAACAATCTCGGCTGCGTCATGTCGTTCGAGAAGCTGGCCGGTCTCGAGTCGCCGGAACGGGCACAGTACTGGCGCGTGATCTTCTCGGAGCTTGCGCGTATTGCGTCGCATCTCGTCTGGCTCGGCACCCACGCTCTCGATATCGGTGCGCTTTCGATGTCGCTCTACTGCTTCCGGGAGCGCGAGCTGATCCTCGATGTCTTCGAAGCGTATTGCGGCGCCCGGTTGACGACGAACATCATGGAAATCGGCGGGTTCTCGCGGCCGATTCCCGAGTTCCTGCCCGATCAGATCAGGGATTTCCTGAAGGTCTTCCCGCAGCGGCAGAAGGAATATGCTGAACTGCTGACCGCGAACCCGATCTGGATCGCGCGCACCAAGGATATCGGCGTTATCTCCGCGCAAGCTGCCATCGATTACTGCCTGACCGGCGCTTGTCTGCGCGGTTCAGGCGTGAACTACGACATCCGCAAGGCGATGCCGTACCTGGTCTACGACCGGCTCGACTTCGAGGTGCCCATCGGCACGCACGGCGATGTCTATGACCGCTATCTCGTCCGTATGGAGGAGATGCGCCAGGCCATCAGCATCATTGGCCAATGCCTGGATGCCGTCGAATCGATGGACACACCGCTCATGGCGTACGAGTCGGCCTATGTCATCCCGCCCCACAAGGGGACGATGACGACTGCCGAGGACATGCAGCGGCACTTCATATGGGTGATCAAGGGCTTCAGTCCGCCGGTCGGTGAAGCCTATGTCGCCGTCGAGCATCCCAAGGGCGAAAATGGCTACTATGTCGTCTCCGATGGCACGTCGATTCCGTATCGATTCCGGATTCGCTCTCCAGACTTCGTGAATCTCGGCGTGCTGCCATATGTCGCCAATGGGGCGATGTTGGCGGACGTGGTGGCGCTGATCGGTACGATCGATATCGTGCTCGGGTCGGTCGACCGCTAG